DNA from Equus asinus isolate D_3611 breed Donkey chromosome 22, EquAss-T2T_v2, whole genome shotgun sequence:
TCTGGAAATATTTTGATAATCTGAATATTCATTAACTGGAAAACTATTCTGAGAGATGAATACCACTATTGGTAATTTTGCCAAGATCTCAACTAGAGAAAAATCTGGATTAGGAAGACTGTTTCTCCATGggctaaaaagagaaaatagaattaagAGAAAACATCTGCTCAGACTCACTTATCGCAATCTTAAAATGGGAACTGGCAGTCTCTGTATTCAGTAATATGGGAAATAGAGGCATCTAATTAAAGGTGTCTTAGCTCTTCAACCAGAGCCTCTGTTGGTTTTGGCAATATACATGCTTTTATCTGCTCAGTATTTTTTCTTATGACCACCataagtgtttatttttccttaaaacttaAAGCCCTAAAATGTAGGTACTCTCTTCCCAGCatgcacagaaaggaaaaatttggTGTGCAGGGGCCTTTAGAATCAGACGTGAAAAAATTCTTAATTAGCTTCTGGATTCAGGAAATTGGGGATAGAGTCACTAAAGAGGCTGAGACAGCAAAGGAGGGTTGAAGCACTTTTAATCACAGAATAGTAAACAATAGTACAAACCATTAACAGCTCACCCAGTGGCCGTTGTCCTCCTATAGCCCTCAGctcaccctctcccacccccaactcccCGCGTACCATTGAGTAAAGAGCAGGGTAGGAGGTGGATCCAGCTAGGGACCACAGCAATCCTAGCCACCCATCCATGCTTGTCTGTTTCTATACAACTTCACGCGAAATATTCCAGCTCTGAAGGAACCGTGCAGAATTTCGAGCTGAACTTGGCTGCTCTAATTCAGATGGCCAGAGCCATGGGCAGCAAGGGAGGGGACAGTCTGGAGCCAGCATAATTCAAGATGCAGCCAAATCTGGAATTGAGGTGAGTTCAAAGGGGACCAGGCAAGGCCTAGTGGCCCCAGTCCAGAATTGTGCCCCAACCCAGGCAATGAAACTCATGCACATGCAcaaatgcacatgcacacacatacacacaaacacacacacagagcaaataacattattgaaagaacCTGGAGGCTATTAAATACAAAAtggcaaaaatttttttaaaagtgaaaatatatgcTTCTTTGATTCTCTTTAGTGCCCTGCAGACCCTGTAGTCACAGGAGGGTAGATGAGGAGAGGCCCAAGAGGAGTAGGCTGCCAGTGGGCCGACAAGTCCATGTGTGCTGAAGTCCCCACACCAAGTGCCTCACTCTTCAGCCCAGTAGCTGCCTCCCATGTGACCATTCACTCGATTGGCACCATTGCTGGAGTTACCGCCACGGGGGCTTTTTGTGCTGGTGGTCACATCTTCTTCCTCTGAGCTGCTCTCCACATCGCTGCGATCATCCTTAGATACCTGGGCGGGATGCACCAAAGGCAGAAAAGGTGAGGACGGAAGTTTTCTGGAATCATAAGACAGACTAAGCCCACAGAGCCCATCTTTGGGTACTATTCCCAATCTGGCCTACTTTCTGGTGGCACCTGACTCAAAACATTATCTGGACCATGGCTACTGTGGTGAATATCCTTTGTCTGCTTTCTgggtttctctctcctcctctctgattCTGTTCTTCATGGAATAAGAATTTGCTCTGGTAGAGGGGTGTATCTTTCAGGAGCAGCCTAAGAGAGCTGAAATCCTTCACTGAGGTTTAGATTTGAGGGAAACTCCAGACACCCGTTTCCCTCTTCCACCTCAAAGAACGGAAAAAGCCAACACACAATCCAGATGGCTGTCATCACTGCTTCTATCTGCTAGTGGCTGCGGCCACTGCAGTTCATATTGGTTATCTTAAGTTTTGCTTTATTGCCAAAGCTGATCCATAACTGGGCCTTTTTCAGTAGTTCTACCCTTCCTGGGCTCAACTATCAGCACGCTATGACATCATTTCTCCGAACTTCTCCCTTTTCCCAGTAGCAAGATCACTTCTCTTGTGCAACTTCAGCATCCTCGAGAAACAGATGGTGAAAAGAAAAGCGGATTGGCAGTCAGTGAGAAAAGAATCCCAGCCCTAATCATGCTACTATCTGTGAATCTTTATCTCTTAACCTCAGATTTTTCGTTCTGTATTTTCAAATGAAGAGTGTGGATTAGAGCTGTGTCTTCCAATCTAAACTACCCTGCATATCAAGCAAACTATTTCAAATTCTCTACCATGGACCataaaagtaaaggagaaaaatccagtgagacctgtgtcagacttctgacctccagaactgaaggataataaatgtcttttttaaaaaaaggtgaaagagagaaggggtgaaaaagagacaaaactaCAACTGCTGTTGCCAAGGAGTGGGGCACTTGCTTTGGTTACTGTAAGATTCTATAGCTGGTGACCTCTGAACCCAGACAACTAACTTACTTACTTGATCTTTAGGAAATTTCCACCAGAGGGCAGAGTATGTCTAGATTTGAAGCAGGGAGGctcaaaaagggggaaaaagataataaaaaaggaaagtaaaacagaaaggaaaataaagagtaactctggggctagccctgtggccaagtgcttcacgtgttccacttcggcagcccggggttcaccagtttggagcctgggcacagacctacacatcactcatcaagctgtgctgtggtggcatcccacacagaagaactagaatgacctacaactaggatatacaactatgtactggggctttggggagagcgaaaaaaaaagagaggaagattggcaacagatgttacctcagggccaatcttcctcacaaaaaaaatccccaaaaaacCACAAAAGAGTAAACTCTACTCTTGCCCCAATTTAGGAAAAAGAATCTGGCAACTTGAGCTCTAGTCAACAACGGCACCACAAAGCCAGGAGACAGCGTGTGTTCTGAGACAACACAGGGGAACAGAAAGGGAAACAGGAAGGAAGAGCAATACGTTCAGACAGACATGCTTCACTGAACACTAGGAGCACAGGTACACTTACATGCAAGAGATGAAACTGTCCAGCTCCCACCAGCCatagaaaaaaggaaggaggtgAGAAAAGAGTGGAGAGTACAGAGTCTGGGTTTAATCCTTCCTGGATAGGTCACCTGGTcaggaaagaaaagcaagggaGAAGAGAGATGTCCAGTAGCTACAGCAAGATGCACACGCACACTGAGCAAGTTCTGAAACCAACTGCAGCCATAAGGAACAGTGACACAGAGATCATATATGCCCGAGTAACAGCCCATCCCTTTGTCCTAGAGTCAGTATCTTCTCTAGCAGAACCCCTTCCCCTTGGGATTCCGTATTACTGAAAGCTGAATCCCCAGCCCTTGGGCTAATCAAGGCCTGACTGCTTCAGAGCTTACAAAATTCAGTTATGAGTTTTAGCATAAATGACACCTTTCTTTGTGCTTTGGGCTCTTGGCATAAGATGGATTTGAAACCCTAAATACCCATCTCACTTAGGACCCTTGCCTCATACAACAGTGGGGTGAGGCTGGTACTTAGACCCTTGCATAAACCATATCTTGAACATCTCAGTGTGGTTATCTTGGGGTGGTTTATAAACTACCACACCACTCCTAGGCAATCTAACATCTCTGTTTTTATACAATTTATATCTTGGAGCTCTGCAtattatttcctttgaaaaaaagctcccatgttaaaaacaaaaatatgaaattcacTGGAGTAGGGAGGAAAGGGGTAGGAAATGGTTGAGGCCATCTCCAAACGTAATCCTGTTCATTATTTAAGGACAGTTATTCCTAAAGGACAGGAAGAAGGTGAAAACTTTGGAGCCCTATGCTTTTTGCTGGGTCTGCTTGTATGGACGGGGCTCACCAGgctagacagagagagaaggtctATTGAGTAATACCTATCTTCTCACCCAGCCCCAAAGAAAGAAGTCATTTTCATCCTCACCTTTCCTCGGATCAAGGCTTTGAAGGCAATTCGCATGATTAGGTAGGACCAGATGATGTGCAGAACCTGCAGGATCAGGAGAAGCCCATTGAAGAGCCACCAGGAGGGATAGGGCCCGATCATCTCCCAACTCTCAAAGAGTGTCGTGTTCAGAACCCTAAAACAGGGAGGCCAACGGTCAGATTCTAGAGGCAAAGCCAGGCACGCAGGGATGAAGCTGAGTTCCCTGGGAAGCAGAACCCTGTGTGTTTTCTCCTGATACCTTCCATCTGTTGAAGTTCCAGGGATATTCATCCACAGTGagaaaagaacacagaaacaGGCCCATAGAATTTTCTATCTTTAGGGACAGGTGAAAATATATAGATCTTAGGGACTGATGAAGTAAGTCATATTATTAATTGCTTCAAATGTGCAGAATTTCACAAAATTGGGACAGCAACAGGGTCATAATCCTAGGAATTACTCAGCTCCTTAGGCACATATGGGATAGTCGGTAGAAGATTCCGTCAGAATAAGAAGAATCTCCGACCCACAGAGTCGTTCACTTTGCACCATAAAGTAGCGAGTGTCGAAGTGCGAGTGTGTGTGCTGgtcagggtggggaaggaagagggtccAGGGCAGGAAAACAAGCAAGAAGAGCCTGAGAATTTTGTAATTAAtgcaaaagaagggaaaggaactACTCAGGCATAAATGAGGACTCTTTCTCAGGATGAATCAGGAAAGCCACAGCTAGAAATCTTGTGCATGGGAATGGAGGTCCTGTGAGAGTCCACAGAGGGTCCGGTCAGGCCATGGAAAAAGCAGGGCAATAGAGTTACTAGTGATCTGTTCCCCTAAACTGGCAAAAGGTATTATTAGCTACCTACCTATCATGGCTCTCCAGCCCTAACACTTACCAGAATGGATAGATTCCTAGACGAGTGGCCACAAAAACAGCACCGAAAATCACAAAAAGGGTGTCACAGAGGCGCTGATACTTGGCATAATTGGCCAGCTTGGCTGCCTGGAGAAAGGAAGATAAGAAGTGAGTTGGGGAGAAAGCCAGTTCTCACATagcaagaaaaggagagaaagagaagcataaTTAGGAAGGAGGGGTTGGGGTCTTACCTCCAGCAGGAAGTCTGAGGCATCATGTAGACACATGACCAGAGTTCCCACACGAACCATGTTGTTGATGTAGGAGAAGGTGATGAGCCCGATGGTGGCCAAGTGATGCACAAACATAATCAGGAAGTCCTAGGAAGGAGCGGAAATAGAAGAGGCAGCTAAAGGCAAGGCCATAGAGATGCAATCCAACTAAATGCCCTGCATGGTTCTCTGAGGATCTTATCCCACCCATTAGAGGTTCCATTCTGCTTAGACTCTACTCTCCTTTAGGGCGCTCCCCAGCAGCTAAACCCAAACTCTTTACATTAGTGACTGACCCATAATCTATGTTAATATAGCTCAAAGCACAGGAAAGACCAATTTTCTCTGATAGTTGCAGAATATGTAGAGCATGGATGCTGAGCTGACACTTAGGAATAATTTCCCAGGTGGCAGTCAGACATACAAGCCTTAGATATCCCTGAGATTCGAAGAGTCTCCTACTTTGAGAAAGGAAATTTCAACCAAAGGGagctaagagaaaggagaggtttGTGGAGGGGCAAAgctaaactcttccaaaaagtttcAGAGAAATGCTAAATAATCCATCTTACTGCAAACACAACCTACTTTGATTTAAAGCTCTAATTTCTTCTTGGGTTCAAATGCCCAGGTTAGACCTGGAGAAATCTCTGAATACGTGGAGTTATCAGACACATCTAATAAATACTCGGCCCAGTGAGGgacagagaatgggagaagacAGGTGAATTTGGGTCAGAGAAACAAGAATGAAAAGTCTGTGCTCCCCAAACAGACAAATGCAATGGTATGTTCTAGTTCTTGAGCTGGGGATAGGTTCACAAGTATAGATTCTAGTATGTTTTAAAacttacatatatattacaaacctttttatatgtgtgatgcgttaaaataatattattatttttggtgaggaagattcgctctgagctaaaaactgtgccacttttcctctatgttatacgtgggtcaccaccacagcatggcttgacaagtgtaggtctgcgcctgggatcccaatccacaaacccgggccactgaagcagagcacaccggacttaaccactacaccacagggccagccccgaaataaaattttaataagggGTCCTGTGTCTCCTGACCACAGGAGAGGGAGAGGTATCTGAACTGAGTATCAAACTTCTAGGTTACACAACAACTAATAACCCAGATTAGTTTCAATCCATTCCCACAGATGCTAATCCTGGTTTTCCTCACCAAAGATAACCATGAGTTAGTGACAGATTAGGGTTAGAGCTGCTGGAACCACATTATGTCAGGTGGACACCAATAAAAGGTGAAGATTCTGTCCTTTCTGTCTGCTTATAAAAAACCTAAGTCATTTCCAACTTTGTCACTATGTGGGCAAGTCAATTCATTTCTCTGAATCTTTGTTTCCcccaaaaaagcaagaaaagggtAAACTAAATTATCTAAAACCCCTTCCAGTTGACATTCTTTGAGTAAGTGAGGTCACCAAGAtgtgagaacagagagagaacaagGGTCTCTAATGCCAAACAAAAGCCAGACCCAGCTTTTCTGGAATCAGGTCTTTTCCTGGATCAGGCCTTGCTATCCCTAAGTTCTAACTAGTTTTCTGAGGTTTCTACATGTaagaaatttggagaaaaataaggaaaaaggtaTGCTTCTTAGCTGGTTAACTGTTCTCATCCTGGCTGCTCTGAATGTCTCAAATATACCTCATTTCTGAAAACATGACAAAGAGCTAATAATCCCCTCAaacctcctttctccctcttttgtgATCCTATCAGGGCAGAGAAGCCCTCACAAATGGCAGTAATGTAGCTGCTAGAAAGGAGGATGCGATAAGTTAGGGAGTTGAGGGAACCGATGTCCTTACctttcttttaatgtctgtaaaCTGAGAAAACATAAGAGACCAATAGAAGGCCAATTCCATGATATAATAGTAATAAAGCCCACTTGTGAGAGACTGGAAGAGAAACAAGTAGTTAGAATACCAGCTAGTCAGAGATTCATTCCAtttctgcaactttctttttcttggaggaCCAATATTagacttcctccctccctgttaTCTCCCTAGATCTGCAACAGCTAACAGACTTCGGATTGGTGTGGAGACTTCGACCTCTTCCCCCTGCCCTTCCACACACATATCTTCAGCTCTCATCTTTCAGAGATCAGATAAGGTTAACACATACTACAGCGCAATCAAATCAGTGCGCCTAGAATTCTTGGCAGTTAGCGCTTTTCAGGGGATTAATACACTCAggccttcccttcttcctctctgttaGCAGCCCCCTGACATTTTTCTAGTATAGATTAGAAGCAAGGTGCTCTTGAGGGGACTCCAAGTTATCCTTGATTCAAACGGGATGCTTGAACTAGAAAGCACCTCCTTAAGTGCCAGGAAACTGCTTTCCTTTCCAGCCCAATTAGGGTGAATATAATGGGGAACCTGGAACAAAAAGATCACTGGATTTCACTGCTGTGGGGGCCCCAGAAATATGAATATATGACTCAAAGAGACTCAGCCCCTAATCCctcaagaatatcaaggaaaCATGCCATCAGCCCTGGGACAGGCAAAGGTACTCGCCCCATCCCACCTGACACACCCACACAAGGCCCCTGTCTTGAAAGGGCTCCCATCCTACCTGATATGGATAGCTATGCCAGCACTGTCTGGTGTCCCAGAACCAAGTTGactaagagaaaaaaggaaagataatccAAGTCAGCCTTCAGGATTCTCTCCTGGCTCACTCATGTAATTCCCTTCTTTCTAGGCTAGGGGCAAAAGACAgatgggaaggaaaaaggaaccCCCTTGACAGAATTTAGGAATCCTTAAAGAATCAATAAATGGCTATACTTTTCTCCTAGAATGAGAAAGTGTTATACAAATAGAAAAACCATGCTTTGAGGTAAGTAAGAGTAAGGAGAATTCTAGGATAATTTTTGGAAACATCATGACTTGGGACATAGGAAATAGGGAGGCAGGAAGACAATGATTCCATTTGATAACCGAGAGAGATCTCCATGCTGAAGaatcaaaaatcaaaagtaaTCATCTCTAATGGAGTTTCAATTAAGTCctttaaggaatttgtccatttcatttaagttgttgaatttattactATCAAATTgctcataatattttcttatcatttcaGTGTCTACAGGATCTGTAGTGataattccttttcttcctgatatggataatttgcattttctctcttttttttagggatttgtcaattttaatcaaacctttcaaagaaccaacttctgGCTTTATTAACTTTTCCCACTGTTTGTCTAATGCCTATTTCtggttactttttatttcttttattgtttcttctaACTTACTTTGGttttactttgctcttctttttcca
Protein-coding regions in this window:
- the CERS5 gene encoding ceramide synthase 5 isoform X3, coding for MLASRTVVLIRPNPMPSLKRCSYLLPSILMRKGWRACQSNWTGMSEKSSAGFAIGGIRTSPQRSPNSVKACRWRFTFYLCIFCYGIRFLWSSTWFWDTRQCWHSYPYQSLTSGLYYYYIMELAFYWSLMFSQFTDIKRKDFLIMFVHHLATIGLITFSYINNMVRVGTLVMCLHDASDFLLEAAKLANYAKYQRLCDTLFVIFGAVFVATRLGIYPFWVLNTTLFESWEMIGPYPSWWLFNGLLLILQVLHIIWSYLIMRIAFKALIRGKVSKDDRSDVESSSEEEDVTTSTKSPRGGNSSNGANRVNGHMGGSYWAEE
- the CERS5 gene encoding ceramide synthase 5 isoform X1; its protein translation is MGGEEAGPYGGGGLRCAGSKKGPEGGGRQSGPAPGPLPGGFRWLRRQLRLRRQWPQGGRKMATAVAGALGLLWGWLWSERFWLPQNVSWADLEGPADGYGYPRARHILSVFPLAAGIFFVRRLFERFIAKPCARHVGIQDSGPYQTQPNAILEKVFISITKYPDEKRLEGLSKQLDWDVRKIQCWFRHRRNQDKPPTLTKFCESMWRFTFYLCIFCYGIRFLWSSTWFWDTRQCWHSYPYQSLTSGLYYYYIMELAFYWSLMFSQFTDIKRKDFLIMFVHHLATIGLITFSYINNMVRVGTLVMCLHDASDFLLEAAKLANYAKYQRLCDTLFVIFGAVFVATRLGIYPFWVLNTTLFESWEMIGPYPSWWLFNGLLLILQVLHIIWSYLIMRIAFKALIRGKVSKDDRSDVESSSEEEDVTTSTKSPRGGNSSNGANRVNGHMGGSYWAEE
- the CERS5 gene encoding ceramide synthase 5 isoform X4, with the protein product MLASRTVVLIRPNPMPSLKRCSYLLPSILMRKGWRACQSNWTGMSEKSSAGFAIGGIRTSPQRSPNSVKACRWRFTFYLCIFCYGIRFLWSSTWFWDTRQCWHSYPYQSLTSGLYYYYIMELAFYWSLMFSQFTDIKRKDFLIMFVHHLATIGLITFSYINNMVRVGTLVMCLHDASDFLLEAAKLANYAKYQRLCDTLFVIFGAVFVATRLGIYPFWVLNTTLFESWEMIGPYPSWWLFNGLLLILQVLHIIWSYLIMRIAFKALIRGKVTYPGRIKPRLCTLHSFLTSFLFSMAGGSWTVSSLACI